A stretch of Chionomys nivalis chromosome 2, mChiNiv1.1, whole genome shotgun sequence DNA encodes these proteins:
- the Paf1 gene encoding RNA polymerase II-associated factor 1 homolog, producing MAPTIQTQAQREDGHRPNSHRTLPERSGVVCRVKYCNSLPDIPFDPKFITYPFDQNRFVQYKATSLEKQHKHDLLTEPDLGVTIDLINPDTYRIDPNVLLDPADEKLLEEEIQAPTSSKRSQQHAKVVPWMRKTEYISTEFNRYGISNEKPEVKIGVSVKQQFTEEEIYKDRDSQITAIEKTFEDAQKSISQHYSKPRVTPVEVMPVFPDFKMWINPCAQVIFDSDPAPKDTSGAAALEMMSQAMIRGMMDEEGNQFVAYFLPVEETLKKRKRDQEEEMDYAPDDVYDYKIAREYNWNVKNKASKGYEENYFFIFREGDGVYYNELETRVRLSKRRAKAGVQSGTNALLVVKHRDMNEKELEAQEARKAQLENHEPEEEEEEEMEAEEKEAGGSDEEHEKGSSSEKEGSEDERSGSESDREEGDRDEASDKSGSGEDESSEDEARAARDKEEIFGSDADSEDDADSDDEERGQARRGSDNDSDSGSDGGDQRSRSQSRSRSRSASPFPSGSEHSAQEDGSEAAASDSSEADSDSD from the exons GTCTGGAGTGGTCTGTCGAGTCAAATACTGCAATAGCCTTCCAGACATCCCATTTGACCCCAAGTTCATCACCTACCCCTTCGACCAGAACAG GTTTGTTCAGTATAAAGCAACTTCTTTGGAGAAACAGCACAAACATGACCTTCTAACTGAGCCTGACCTGGGGGTCACCATTGATCTCATCAACCCTGACACCTATCGCATCGATCCCAATG TTCTTCTGGATCCAGCTGATGAGAAGCTTTTGGAAGAGGAGATTCAGGCTCCCACCAGCTCTAAGAG ATCCCAGCAGCACGCGAAGGTGGTGCCATGGATGCGGAAGACAGAGTATATCTCCACTGAGTTCAACAGATATGGCATCTCCAATGAGAAGCCTGAGGTCAA GATTGGGGTTTCTGTGAAGCAGCAGTTCACAGAGGAAGAAATATACAAAGACAGGGACAGCCAGATTACAGCTATTGAGAAGACTTTTGAAGATGCCCAGAAATCG ATCTCCCAGCATTACAGCAAGCCCCGAGTGACACCAGTGGAGGTCATGCCTGTCTTCCCAGACTTCAAG ATGTGGATCAACCCATGTGCTCAGGTCATTTTTGATTCAGACCCAGCCCCTAAGGACACGAGTGGGGCAGCTGCACTAGAGATGATGTCTCAGGCCATGATCAG GGGCATGATGGATGAGGAAGGGAACCAGTTTGTGGCTTATTTTCTACCTGTGGAAGAGACACTGAAGAAACGAAAACGGGaccaggaggaggagatggactATGCACCAGATGATGT GTATGACTACAAGATTGCTCGGGAATACAACTGGAATGTGAAGAACAAGGCCAGTAAGGGCTACGAGGAAAACTACTTCTTCATCTTTCGGGAGGGCGACGGAGTCTACTACAATGAACTGGAGACCAG GGTCCGTCTTAGTAAGCGTCGGGCCAAGGCTGGGGTTCAGTCAGGTACCAATGCTCTGCTTGTGGTCAAACACCGTGACATGAACGAAAAGGAATTAGAAGCCCAG GAGGCACGAAAGGCTCAGTTGGAAAACCACGaaccagaggaagaggaggaagaggagatggaggctGAAGAGAAAGAAGCTGGGGGCTCAG ATGAGGAGCATGAGAAGGGCAGCAGTAGTGAAAAGGAGGGCAGTGAGGATGAGCGCTCTGGCAGCGAGAGTGACCGGGAGGAGGGTGACAGGGATGAGGCAAGTGACAAGAGTGGCAGCGGCGAGGACGAGAGCAGTGAGGATGAAGCTCGTGCTGCTCGGGACAAAGAAGAGATTTTCGGTAGTGATGCTGATTCAGAAGATGATGCTGACTCTGATGATGAGGAGAGAGGGCAGGCCCGTAGGGGCAGTGACAATGACTCTGACAGTGGTAGTGATGGGGGTGACCAGCGGAGCCGCAGCCAGAGTAGGAGCCGCAGCCGCAGCGCCAGCCCTTTCCCCAGTGGCAGTGAGCACTCGGCTCAGGAGGACGGCAGTGAAGCTGCAGCTTCTGATTCCAGTGAGGCTGACAGTGACAGTGACTGA